A stretch of the Vigna radiata var. radiata cultivar VC1973A chromosome 7, Vradiata_ver6, whole genome shotgun sequence genome encodes the following:
- the LOC106768871 gene encoding uncharacterized protein LOC106768871 isoform X5: MVTNMTPVFLTCDRFFMEKQVMGEFIRVLKLTRTVSVPLQLLQTVSIMVQNLKSEHAIYYMFSNEYINYLITYPFDFRNEELLSYYISFLRAISGKLNKNTVSLLVKTHGDEVVSFPLYVEAIRFAFHEESMVRTAVRAITLNVYHVGDDSVNRYITSTPHKDYFSNLVSFFRKQSLDFNKLLSDTQLNPGPDSMSAIIAATDEIEDNLYYFSDVVSAGIPDVGRLITDGIMMILIFPLLLPSLGVMPNNDMQDAAVPSLYLLCCILRIVKIKDLANTIAGALFYPSEAFTKSSQGFHSDGVLVQNDCTSSNLSLREVLLAYVTKGSDVLVLGSLSVLATLLQTKELDESMLDGLGILPQRKQHKKLLLQALVGEGSGEEQLFPSKSNRDGIGNNINVYHKKIKEQYGVSFLPSDVGISPRIHRFQVIDALVNLSCRTNISAEILWDGGWLLRQLLPYSVSEFNSHHLDLLKVSYKSYASALVEEVRGIWSDLLISVLCDEWRKCKRAMESSSPRKEPNCILLLPWKISSGGHIPEGSSFASGKRMHELVKVFVLLHQLQIFTLGKTLTEQPLIYPPGDLPANCRAQGSGLDVSGPKAGTEVSLGNALPCRIAFERGKELHVYFLAISLGISGWLVVAEELPLKKSHGVVRAVAPLAGCNPRIEDNHAMWLHLRIRASSLPFIDPVHFKDFRKKKTRASVDGRWTLAFKDEETCKSAFLMTVEEINFLSNEVHRRLKPLLNLETSIDLPGSTFCSPKDSFRTHPN, encoded by the exons ATGGTGACCAACATGACCCCAGTTTTTTTGA CTTGTGACAGATTCTTCATGGAAAAGCAAGTCATGGGTGAATTTATACGTGTTCTGAAACTTACCAGAACTGTGAGCGTTCCACTTCAGTTGCTTCAAACAGTGAGCATTATGGTCCAGAACCTAAAAAGTGAACATGCTATAT ACTATATGTTCAgtaatgaatatataaattacCTGATAACTTATCCGTTTGACTTTCGAAATGAAGAGCTGCTGTCGTACTACATATCCTTTTTAAG GGCAATAAGTGGAAAATTGAACAAGAATACAGTTTCACTGCTTGTGAAGACTCATGGT GACGAAGTAGTTTCATTTCCACTTTATGTAGAGGCCATACGCTTTGCTTTTCATGAGGAGAGCATGGTTCGCACTGCAGTACGGGCTATAACTCTTAATGTTTACCATG TTGGAGATGACTCTGTCAATAGATATATAACCAGCACTCCTCACAAAGATTACTTCTCAAACCTGGTTTCATTCTTTAGGAAGCAGAGCTTGGATTTTAATAAACTGCTTTCTGATACACAGCT AAATCCGGGCCCAGATTCAATGTCGGCAATTATTGCTGCTACAGATGAAATTGAGGATAACCTGTACTACTTCAGTGATGTTGTCTCTGCTGGAATTCCTGATGTTGGGAGACTCATTACTGATGGCAttatgatgattttgatattcCCATTACTTCTTCCTTCCCTAGGGGTCATGCCCAATAAT GACATGCAAGATGCCGCTGTCCCTTCTCTATACTTACTTTGTTGCATCCTGAGGATTGTCAAAATCAAAGATTTGGCAAACACTATTGCTGGTGCTCTTTTTTATCCCTCAGAGGCCTTTACAAAGAGTTCTCAGG GTTTTCATTCAGATGGTGTTCTAGTGCAAAATGATTGTACCAGTTCAAATTTGTCTTTAAG GGAGGTTCTGCTTGCTTACGTAACAAAAGGAAGTGATGTCCTAGTTTTGGGTTCTTTGAGTGTGCTTGCTACTCTGCTGCAAACTAAAG AACTTGATGAATCAATGCTAGATGGGCTTGGAATTCTTCCACAACGAAAGcaacataaaaaattgttattg CAAGCTTTAGTTGGAGAGGGTTCAGGCGAAGAACAACTTTTTCCATCCAAAAGTAATAGGGATGGCATTGGTAATAATATCAATGTCTATCATAAAAAGATCAAG GAGCAGTATGGAGTATCTTTTCTGCCTTCTGATGTGGGAATAAGTCCTCGTATACATAGATTTCaa GTGATTGATGCACTAGTGAACCTCAGTTGTCGCACTAATATATCTGCAGAGATACTATGGGATGGTGGTTGGCTTTTGCGTCAGTTGCTTCCTTACAGTGTGTCAGAATTCAACAGCCATCACCTTGATTTACTGAAA GTTTCATACAAGAGTTATGCTTCTGCTCTTGTAGAGGAGGTTAGAGGTATTTGGTCCGACTTACTTATTTCTGTTCTCTGTGATGAATGGAGAAAGTGCAAAAGAG CAATGGAGTCATCATCTCCTCGGAAAGAACCAAATTGCATACTTTTGCTACCATGGAAGATTTCTTCAGGAG GTCATATTCCAGAGGGGTCATCTTTTGCTTCTGGTAAAAGAATGCATGAGTTGGTGAAG GTATTTGTACTACTGCACCAGCTTCAAATATTCACTCTTGGCAAAACTTTAACAGAACAACCACTGATTTACCCTCCTGGTGATCTCCCTGCAAATTGCCGTGCCCAAGGTTCTGGGCTTGATGTGTCAGGCCCGAAGGCAGGAACTGAAGTCAGCCTTG GCAATGCCCTTCCTTGTAGGATAGCTTTCGAGAGGGGAAAAGAGCTTCATGTTTACTTTCTAGCAATATCTTTAGGAATTTCTGGATGGCTTGTTGTTGCAGAAGAATTGCCACTGAAGAAGTCTCATGGAGTGGTTCGGGCTGTTGCCCCTTTGGCTGGGTGCAAT CCTAGGATTGAGGACAATCATGCGATGTGGTTACACTTGCGGATTCGGGCTTCTTCTTTACCCTTTATAGATCCTGTCCACTTCAAAGACTTtcggaaaaagaaaacaagagcTTCGGTAGATGGCAGATGGACATTGGCGTTCAAAGACGAGGAGACTTGCAAATCTGCTTTTCTCATGACTGTTGAGGAAATCAATTTTCTGAGTAATGAGGTTCATAGAAGACTAAAGCCTTTGCTCAACCTTGAAACTTCAATAGATTTACCAGGTTCGACTTTTTGTTCTCCGAAGGATTCTTTTAGAACACatccaaattaa
- the LOC106768871 gene encoding uncharacterized protein LOC106768871 isoform X6 produces the protein MWNSFWRSRDRFSLDQLRFLTDQLTKVEIISEVNKGFVIEALRSIAELITYGDQHDPSFFEFFMEKQVMGEFIRVLKLTRTVSVPLQLLQTVSIMVQNLKSEHAIYYMFSNEYINYLITYPFDFRNEELLSYYISFLRAISGKLNKNTVSLLVKTHGDEVVSFPLYVEAIRFAFHEESMVRTAVRAITLNVYHVGDDSVNRYITSTPHKDYFSNLVSFFRKQSLDFNKLLSDTQLNPGPDSMSAIIAATDEIEDNLYYFSDVVSAGIPDVGRLITDGIMMILIFPLLLPSLGVMPNNDMQDAAVPSLYLLCCILRIVKIKDLANTIAGALFYPSEAFTKSSQGNFNCFISDHDFTSECQGLDSDSLTKWDTRHTMFNIPYSLSSSGFHSDGVLVQNDCTSSNLSLREVLLAYVTKGSDVLVLGSLSVLATLLQTKELDESMLDGLGILPQRKQHKKLLLQALVGEGSGEEQLFPSKSNRDGIGNNINVYHKKIKEQYGVSFLPSDVGISPRIHRFQVIDALVNLSCRTNISAEILWDGGWLLRQLLPYSVSEFNSHHLDLLKVSYKSYASALVEEVRGIWSDLLISVLCDEWRKCKRAMESSSPRKEPNCILLLPWKISSGGHIPEGSSFASGKRMHELVKVFVLLHQLQIFTLGKTLTEQPLIYPPGDLPANCRAQGSGLDVSGPKAGTEVSLGNALPCRIAFERGKELHVYFLAISLGISGWLVVAEELPLKKSHGVVRAVAPLAGCND, from the exons ATGTGGAATTCCTTTTGGAGATCAAGGGATCGTTTCTCCCTGGACCAACTTAG GTTCTTAACCGATCAATTAACGAAGGTAGAAATTATTAGTGAGGTTAATAAG GGTTTTGTAATTGAGGCACTGAGATCAATTGCGGAGTTGATAACATATGGTGACCAACATGACCCCAGTTTTTTTGA ATTCTTCATGGAAAAGCAAGTCATGGGTGAATTTATACGTGTTCTGAAACTTACCAGAACTGTGAGCGTTCCACTTCAGTTGCTTCAAACAGTGAGCATTATGGTCCAGAACCTAAAAAGTGAACATGCTATAT ACTATATGTTCAgtaatgaatatataaattacCTGATAACTTATCCGTTTGACTTTCGAAATGAAGAGCTGCTGTCGTACTACATATCCTTTTTAAG GGCAATAAGTGGAAAATTGAACAAGAATACAGTTTCACTGCTTGTGAAGACTCATGGT GACGAAGTAGTTTCATTTCCACTTTATGTAGAGGCCATACGCTTTGCTTTTCATGAGGAGAGCATGGTTCGCACTGCAGTACGGGCTATAACTCTTAATGTTTACCATG TTGGAGATGACTCTGTCAATAGATATATAACCAGCACTCCTCACAAAGATTACTTCTCAAACCTGGTTTCATTCTTTAGGAAGCAGAGCTTGGATTTTAATAAACTGCTTTCTGATACACAGCT AAATCCGGGCCCAGATTCAATGTCGGCAATTATTGCTGCTACAGATGAAATTGAGGATAACCTGTACTACTTCAGTGATGTTGTCTCTGCTGGAATTCCTGATGTTGGGAGACTCATTACTGATGGCAttatgatgattttgatattcCCATTACTTCTTCCTTCCCTAGGGGTCATGCCCAATAAT GACATGCAAGATGCCGCTGTCCCTTCTCTATACTTACTTTGTTGCATCCTGAGGATTGTCAAAATCAAAGATTTGGCAAACACTATTGCTGGTGCTCTTTTTTATCCCTCAGAGGCCTTTACAAAGAGTTCTCAGGGTAATTTCAATTGCTTCATATCTGATCATGATTTCACATCTGAATGCCAAGGGTTAGATAGTGATAGTCTCACCAAGTGGGATACAAGACACACAATGTTTAATATTCCATATTCTCTTAGTTCTTCAGGTTTTCATTCAGATGGTGTTCTAGTGCAAAATGATTGTACCAGTTCAAATTTGTCTTTAAG GGAGGTTCTGCTTGCTTACGTAACAAAAGGAAGTGATGTCCTAGTTTTGGGTTCTTTGAGTGTGCTTGCTACTCTGCTGCAAACTAAAG AACTTGATGAATCAATGCTAGATGGGCTTGGAATTCTTCCACAACGAAAGcaacataaaaaattgttattg CAAGCTTTAGTTGGAGAGGGTTCAGGCGAAGAACAACTTTTTCCATCCAAAAGTAATAGGGATGGCATTGGTAATAATATCAATGTCTATCATAAAAAGATCAAG GAGCAGTATGGAGTATCTTTTCTGCCTTCTGATGTGGGAATAAGTCCTCGTATACATAGATTTCaa GTGATTGATGCACTAGTGAACCTCAGTTGTCGCACTAATATATCTGCAGAGATACTATGGGATGGTGGTTGGCTTTTGCGTCAGTTGCTTCCTTACAGTGTGTCAGAATTCAACAGCCATCACCTTGATTTACTGAAA GTTTCATACAAGAGTTATGCTTCTGCTCTTGTAGAGGAGGTTAGAGGTATTTGGTCCGACTTACTTATTTCTGTTCTCTGTGATGAATGGAGAAAGTGCAAAAGAG CAATGGAGTCATCATCTCCTCGGAAAGAACCAAATTGCATACTTTTGCTACCATGGAAGATTTCTTCAGGAG GTCATATTCCAGAGGGGTCATCTTTTGCTTCTGGTAAAAGAATGCATGAGTTGGTGAAG GTATTTGTACTACTGCACCAGCTTCAAATATTCACTCTTGGCAAAACTTTAACAGAACAACCACTGATTTACCCTCCTGGTGATCTCCCTGCAAATTGCCGTGCCCAAGGTTCTGGGCTTGATGTGTCAGGCCCGAAGGCAGGAACTGAAGTCAGCCTTG GCAATGCCCTTCCTTGTAGGATAGCTTTCGAGAGGGGAAAAGAGCTTCATGTTTACTTTCTAGCAATATCTTTAGGAATTTCTGGATGGCTTGTTGTTGCAGAAGAATTGCCACTGAAGAAGTCTCATGGAGTGGTTCGGGCTGTTGCCCCTTTGGCTGGGTGCAAT GATTGA